Proteins co-encoded in one Flavobacteriaceae bacterium MAR_2009_75 genomic window:
- a CDS encoding ribosomal protein S18 acetylase RimI-like enzyme: MLDIIRAEREHLTDVVTLFDSYRVFYGQKSNEEAALEFITNRFLNDESIILMAYIEKKAVGFVQLYTTFSSVSMQSSYILNDLYVSENHRKRGIGKALLEKAKELCHKNGFKGLALETAKDNPAQSLYEKLGWEKDSDYFHYFWKSV, encoded by the coding sequence ATGTTAGATATTATCAGGGCAGAAAGGGAACATCTCACGGATGTTGTTACACTTTTCGATTCTTACCGTGTTTTCTATGGTCAAAAGTCAAATGAAGAAGCAGCCTTAGAATTTATTACCAATCGTTTCTTGAACGATGAATCTATTATACTAATGGCCTACATCGAAAAAAAAGCAGTAGGCTTTGTTCAGTTATATACCACATTTTCTTCGGTTTCGATGCAATCATCATATATACTGAACGATTTATATGTAAGTGAAAATCACAGAAAGAGGGGTATCGGAAAAGCACTTTTAGAGAAAGCCAAAGAACTTTGCCATAAAAACGGCTTTAAGGGCTTAGCTCTAGAGACAGCAAAAGACAACCCTGCCCAAAGCCTTTATGAAAAACTAGGTTGGGAAAAAGATTCGGACTACTTTCACTACTTTTGGAAGTCAGTTTAG
- a CDS encoding acyl-CoA thioester hydrolase, translated as MNFNKISFRVRYGETDQMGVVYHGSYAQYLEIGRVEWLRELGISYKTMEKNGIMLPVISLSLKFKKSAVYDDLITVETRLVRTPLVKIEFDYIIFNEKKEILVEANTVLAFLDTTTKRPVKCPDYILQKLLD; from the coding sequence ATGAACTTTAACAAAATTTCTTTCCGTGTGAGATATGGCGAAACTGATCAAATGGGAGTGGTATATCACGGCAGCTATGCGCAATACCTAGAGATTGGACGGGTAGAGTGGTTAAGAGAGTTGGGTATTTCTTACAAAACTATGGAGAAAAACGGTATTATGTTACCAGTAATTTCTTTGTCTCTTAAATTTAAGAAATCGGCTGTTTACGATGACCTGATTACGGTAGAGACCAGACTTGTGAGAACGCCCTTGGTCAAAATCGAATTCGATTACATAATTTTTAATGAAAAAAAAGAAATACTAGTCGAGGCCAACACGGTCTTAGCTTTTTTGGACACGACTACCAAGCGTCCTGTAAAATGTCCTGATTACATTTTGCAGAAGTTATTGGATTGA
- a CDS encoding protein-tyrosine phosphatase translates to MKTNVLMVCLGNICRSPLAEGILKSKVDPDTVYVDSAGTGGYHIGNPPDPRSVAVARNHGLDIEKQRCRQFSSTDFENFDVIYAMDCSNYANIIALAGSPTERDKVKLLLEEVELSTKEVPDPYWDDDGFEKVFQLIDTACDAIAKKL, encoded by the coding sequence ATGAAGACCAACGTTTTAATGGTATGCCTTGGTAATATTTGCAGGTCACCGTTAGCCGAAGGTATTCTTAAGAGCAAAGTAGACCCCGACACTGTATATGTAGATTCGGCAGGAACTGGAGGATATCACATTGGTAACCCGCCCGACCCAAGGTCTGTTGCAGTTGCACGAAATCATGGGTTAGACATCGAAAAACAACGGTGCAGGCAATTTAGCAGCACCGACTTTGAAAATTTTGATGTAATTTATGCTATGGACTGTAGCAACTACGCCAATATTATAGCTTTGGCCGGTTCACCCACTGAAAGGGATAAGGTCAAACTACTTCTCGAAGAGGTAGAACTTTCTACCAAAGAAGTTCCCGACCCTTACTGGGATGACGATGGTTTTGAAAAAGTATTTCAACTTATCGATACCGCTTGCGATGCCATTGCAAAAAAGCTTTAA
- a CDS encoding large subunit ribosomal protein L19, translating to MEALLKFVQDEFVAKKEFPEFSAGDTITVYYEIKEGEKTRTQFFRGVVIQRRGSGATETFTIRKMSGTVGVERIFPINMPALQKIEVNKKGKVRRARIFYFRGLTGKKARIKEVRS from the coding sequence ATGGAAGCATTATTAAAATTCGTACAAGACGAATTTGTTGCAAAAAAAGAATTTCCTGAATTTTCTGCAGGTGATACGATTACAGTTTACTACGAAATTAAGGAAGGTGAAAAAACACGTACTCAGTTTTTTAGGGGTGTAGTCATTCAGAGAAGAGGTTCTGGAGCAACTGAAACTTTTACCATTCGAAAAATGTCAGGTACTGTTGGTGTAGAGCGTATCTTCCCCATTAATATGCCGGCACTACAAAAAATTGAAGTTAACAAGAAAGGTAAAGTACGTAGAGCTCGTATCTTCTACTTTAGAGGCCTTACAGGTAAAAAAGCACGTATCAAAGAGGTACGTTCTTAA
- a CDS encoding diamine N-acetyltransferase, whose product MLSLQGENIKLRALEPDDLEFLYKLENITEVWEISGTTAPYSKHVLKQYLDNAHRDIYEVKQLRLCICDTTDKCLGLIDLFDFDPQNRRAGVGIIVLDEEQRNKGVGAESLKLLQDYVFKILQLRQLYANVLEENTRSIHLFKKLGFIEAGVKKDWILSDGKFKNEILFQKIYK is encoded by the coding sequence ATGTTGAGCTTGCAGGGCGAAAATATAAAGTTAAGAGCTTTGGAACCCGATGATCTTGAGTTTTTATATAAACTTGAGAATATTACTGAAGTCTGGGAAATTAGTGGTACTACTGCTCCATATTCAAAACATGTTCTGAAGCAATATCTAGATAATGCCCACAGAGATATTTATGAAGTGAAGCAATTAAGGTTGTGTATTTGTGATACTACGGATAAATGCCTTGGCCTAATCGATTTATTCGATTTTGACCCTCAAAACCGTAGAGCGGGGGTGGGCATCATTGTTTTAGATGAAGAGCAGCGAAATAAAGGGGTAGGGGCCGAGTCTTTAAAATTGTTGCAAGACTATGTTTTTAAAATATTGCAGCTAAGGCAGCTTTACGCCAATGTGTTGGAAGAAAACACTAGAAGTATTCACCTATTCAAAAAATTGGGTTTCATTGAAGCGGGGGTGAAGAAAGATTGGATACTATCAGACGGAAAGTTTAAGAACGAAATTTTGTTTCAAAAGATTTATAAATAA
- a CDS encoding chromosomal replication initiator protein, which yields MGVTANSVWKNCLAFIKDNIQPQAFKTWFEPIKPIKLSENALSIQVPSKFFYEWLEEHYVKLLKVALTKELGETAKLVYIIRMENTYGNKEPFTEKIPSSNRGNMGPQEMDVPIKSKNPELKNPFVIPGIRNIKIESQLNPNYNFDNFLEGDSNRLARSAGMAVANKPGGTSFNPLLVFGGVGLGKTHLAHAIGVEIKDKYPERTVLYISAEKFTQQYIESVKKNTRNDFIHFYQLIDVLIIDDVQFLSGKSGTQDVFFHIFNHLHQNGKQVILTSDKAPVDMQDIEQRLLSRFKWGLSAELQSPDYETRVSIVKNKLYRDGVEMPDDIIDYVAKHIKTNIRELEGAIISLIAQSSFNKKEVTIELAQQVVEKFVKNTKREVSIDYIQKVVSDYFEMDVATLQSKTRKRHIVQARQLAMFFAKKFTKASLASIGSQIGKRDHATVLHACKTVDNLAETDKQFRKYIEDLTKKFT from the coding sequence ATGGGTGTTACTGCTAATTCCGTATGGAAAAATTGTCTGGCTTTTATAAAAGATAATATCCAACCGCAGGCATTCAAGACTTGGTTCGAACCAATAAAACCAATTAAGCTTTCAGAGAATGCGCTGAGCATTCAAGTACCGAGCAAATTTTTTTACGAGTGGCTAGAAGAACACTATGTCAAATTGCTTAAGGTTGCCCTTACAAAAGAGTTGGGTGAAACTGCAAAATTGGTCTACATTATCCGTATGGAAAACACTTACGGAAACAAAGAACCATTTACTGAAAAAATACCCAGTTCTAATCGGGGCAACATGGGGCCTCAAGAAATGGATGTGCCTATTAAATCTAAAAATCCTGAACTAAAGAATCCGTTTGTAATTCCAGGGATCAGAAATATCAAAATTGAATCTCAGTTAAACCCGAATTACAATTTCGATAATTTTTTAGAAGGTGATAGCAATCGATTGGCACGTTCTGCGGGCATGGCAGTAGCCAATAAGCCGGGCGGCACCTCTTTCAACCCACTTTTGGTTTTTGGCGGCGTTGGTTTAGGTAAAACACATTTGGCCCATGCTATTGGTGTTGAAATCAAAGACAAATACCCAGAACGTACGGTGCTTTATATTTCTGCCGAAAAATTCACACAGCAGTATATCGAATCCGTTAAAAAGAATACGAGAAACGATTTTATACACTTCTATCAACTGATAGACGTGCTGATTATAGATGACGTTCAATTTTTATCGGGCAAGTCAGGAACGCAAGATGTTTTCTTTCATATTTTCAACCACTTGCACCAGAATGGCAAACAAGTAATATTGACCTCTGACAAAGCTCCGGTAGACATGCAAGACATTGAGCAACGTTTATTGTCTAGGTTCAAATGGGGGCTCTCTGCCGAACTTCAAAGTCCGGATTATGAGACACGCGTTTCCATTGTTAAAAACAAACTATACCGTGATGGGGTCGAGATGCCCGATGATATCATCGATTATGTGGCAAAGCATATTAAAACGAATATACGCGAGTTAGAAGGCGCTATTATTTCGCTGATCGCACAGTCTTCTTTTAACAAAAAGGAGGTTACCATCGAGCTTGCCCAACAGGTCGTGGAAAAATTCGTAAAAAATACTAAACGGGAAGTTTCTATCGATTACATTCAGAAAGTAGTGTCTGATTATTTTGAAATGGATGTTGCTACGCTACAATCGAAGACCCGAAAAAGGCACATCGTACAGGCAAGACAACTGGCCATGTTTTTTGCTAAAAAATTTACCAAAGCTTCATTAGCAAGTATTGGTTCACAAATAGGTAAAAGAGACCATGCCACAGTATTGCATGCCTGCAAAACGGTAGACAACCTCGCTGAAACCGATAAGCAGTTCAGAAAATATATCGAAGATCTTACCAAAAAATTTACTTAA
- a CDS encoding Do/DeqQ family serine protease produces the protein MKRIAGTFCTALLAGALTLGAYKIFFEKPNYTIVSENDGQSVFNTSYTPASAKGAGINEVDFTVAAEMTVNAVVHVKNVTINRNRGSYLDFFYGHGSSAKPQVGTGSGVIISQDGYIVTNNHVIDNASHLQVMLNNNKVYDAELVGADPNSDIALIKINADRKLPYLAFGDSDNTKIGEWVLAVGNPFSLTSTVTAGIVSAKARNLGKVDQSFIQTDAAVNPGNSGGALVNTNGDLIGINTAITSQTGSYVGYSFAVPSNIAKKVVDDILEYGNVQKGILGIDIAMANTPYAVQKGINEIEGVYISGIEEDTGAEEADLREGDIIKEIDDIKIRRHADLTGYLSSKRPEDTVQVTVNRNDETFTVPVVLKKRQVITVPHMGLDIKNLSKEDMKKFRTKKGVKIVGVPEMYRGYGLDGKVLLSLGDEEINDIEEAKVLFGQISRRGRTIITMINDKGERERLIFQ, from the coding sequence ATGAAACGAATCGCAGGCACTTTTTGTACGGCCCTTCTGGCGGGAGCATTAACCTTAGGGGCATATAAAATATTCTTCGAAAAACCGAATTACACCATAGTCTCAGAAAATGATGGCCAATCTGTGTTCAATACAAGTTACACCCCTGCATCTGCTAAAGGCGCAGGTATTAATGAAGTAGATTTTACTGTAGCGGCAGAAATGACCGTGAATGCGGTTGTTCACGTAAAAAATGTTACCATCAATCGTAATCGTGGCAGCTACTTAGACTTCTTTTATGGGCACGGTAGCAGTGCTAAACCACAAGTGGGTACCGGGTCGGGAGTCATTATTTCACAAGATGGCTATATTGTGACCAATAACCATGTGATCGACAATGCAAGCCATCTTCAGGTAATGCTCAACAATAATAAGGTTTATGATGCAGAGCTTGTTGGTGCCGATCCCAATTCAGATATTGCCTTAATAAAAATTAATGCGGATAGAAAACTACCTTACTTAGCTTTTGGTGACTCCGATAACACAAAGATAGGCGAATGGGTACTTGCTGTCGGCAATCCGTTCAGCTTAACTTCAACGGTCACGGCCGGTATTGTCAGTGCCAAAGCTAGAAATCTAGGTAAGGTCGACCAGTCTTTTATTCAAACGGATGCCGCCGTAAACCCTGGTAATAGCGGCGGTGCGTTGGTAAACACCAACGGAGATTTAATCGGCATCAATACCGCCATTACCTCTCAAACCGGCTCTTATGTAGGCTATTCTTTTGCAGTGCCCAGTAATATCGCAAAAAAGGTGGTCGATGATATATTGGAGTATGGTAACGTTCAAAAAGGAATTTTAGGAATAGATATCGCTATGGCCAATACCCCTTATGCCGTTCAAAAAGGTATCAATGAGATTGAAGGGGTCTACATTTCAGGCATTGAAGAAGATACCGGTGCAGAAGAGGCTGATTTAAGAGAGGGAGATATTATCAAAGAAATTGATGATATAAAAATCAGAAGGCATGCTGACCTAACCGGATACCTGTCGTCAAAAAGGCCGGAAGATACGGTACAGGTGACAGTAAATAGAAACGACGAAACTTTTACCGTACCTGTCGTACTAAAAAAGCGTCAAGTGATTACCGTACCTCATATGGGCTTGGATATTAAAAACCTGTCTAAGGAAGATATGAAAAAATTCAGAACCAAGAAAGGGGTCAAGATTGTAGGTGTACCAGAAATGTACCGAGGCTATGGCCTTGACGGAAAAGTGCTTCTTTCTTTAGGTGATGAGGAAATCAATGATATTGAAGAGGCCAAAGTTTTATTCGGTCAAATATCTAGAAGAGGCAGAACGATTATCACCATGATCAATGATAAGGGAGAACGTGAAAGACTTATATTTCAATAA
- a CDS encoding UPF0755 protein produces MYIKRILLFIVLSGLVVGGIFSYIVYNAVFSPNTSFNNEEAFVFIPSDADFVEVKKQVEPLLENVETFEQIAKRKGYVSNVKAGKYAIKKGMNNNEIINSLRANNIPVNVSFNNQETIADLAGRIAAQIEPDSVSLLAAFNDVSFIKDKGFTEETKLAMYIPNSYEFFWNTDSEEFRDRMAKEYSRFWNDERLKKAEAQGLNPEEVVTLASLVHKETAKVDERPKVAGLYLNRLKRGMLLQADPTVIYALKKNSNDFNLVIKRVLYKDLELDSPYNTYKYAGLPPGPIAMPDISAIDAVLNPEKHDYLYFVANVENFGYHKFAKTLAQHNRNKVQYIQWINAQKINR; encoded by the coding sequence ATGTATATCAAACGTATTTTACTGTTCATCGTTTTATCGGGTCTAGTCGTTGGCGGTATTTTTTCTTATATAGTTTACAACGCCGTGTTCTCACCGAATACCTCCTTTAATAATGAAGAGGCATTTGTTTTTATTCCTTCGGATGCTGATTTTGTTGAAGTCAAAAAACAGGTTGAACCGTTGCTTGAGAATGTTGAAACATTTGAGCAAATCGCAAAGCGAAAAGGGTATGTCTCCAACGTAAAGGCCGGAAAGTACGCTATAAAAAAGGGAATGAACAATAATGAAATCATTAATTCGCTCAGGGCCAATAATATACCTGTAAACGTTTCCTTCAACAACCAAGAGACAATTGCCGATTTAGCCGGAAGAATCGCCGCGCAAATTGAACCGGATAGTGTTTCTTTGCTAGCGGCATTTAATGATGTAAGTTTTATTAAGGATAAAGGTTTTACGGAAGAAACCAAGCTAGCGATGTACATTCCGAATAGTTACGAATTCTTTTGGAATACCGATAGTGAAGAATTTCGTGATCGAATGGCCAAGGAGTATTCTCGTTTTTGGAATGATGAACGGCTAAAAAAAGCAGAGGCTCAAGGTTTGAATCCTGAAGAAGTCGTAACGCTTGCTTCATTAGTTCATAAAGAAACTGCCAAAGTCGATGAAAGACCTAAGGTCGCAGGGCTGTATTTGAATAGATTGAAAAGAGGTATGCTCTTACAAGCAGATCCTACGGTTATTTACGCATTGAAGAAAAATTCAAACGATTTCAATTTGGTGATCAAAAGGGTGCTGTATAAAGATTTAGAACTTGATTCCCCTTACAATACCTATAAGTATGCGGGTCTGCCCCCAGGGCCGATAGCTATGCCCGATATATCGGCAATAGATGCGGTGCTCAACCCTGAAAAGCATGATTATCTTTATTTCGTAGCTAATGTCGAAAATTTCGGTTATCACAAATTTGCCAAGACGTTGGCGCAGCATAACAGAAATAAAGTACAGTACATCCAATGGATAAATGCCCAGAAAATTAACCGATAG
- a CDS encoding diaminopimelate epimerase, with amino-acid sequence MGLSFYKYQGTGNDFVMIDNRLLHFPKEDVDLVARLCDRKFGIGADGLILLENDESVDFRMVYYNADGNEGSLCGNGGRCTVAFAQYLGIIENNTTFNAVDGLHKASIDTGVISLQMQDLTEIKDKPNYTFLDTGSPHHVQMVKNIKNFDVYNEGRKMRYGLYGQKGSNINFVEAIEDDYFAVRTYERGVEDETLSCGTGVTAVALAMHNQGKTKSEKVKIKVQGGELAVQFEKNNGVYQNIYLIGPAKQVFKGELEC; translated from the coding sequence ATGGGGCTTTCATTTTATAAATACCAAGGTACAGGAAACGATTTTGTGATGATCGATAATCGGTTGCTACATTTTCCAAAAGAAGACGTTGATTTAGTAGCTCGCCTGTGTGACCGTAAATTTGGTATAGGTGCAGACGGCCTTATTCTTCTTGAAAACGACGAGTCTGTAGATTTTCGAATGGTTTATTACAATGCAGATGGTAACGAGGGTAGCCTTTGTGGGAATGGAGGCCGGTGTACGGTGGCATTTGCCCAATATTTGGGCATTATTGAAAATAACACCACTTTTAATGCCGTTGATGGTTTGCACAAGGCATCTATTGATACAGGTGTTATTAGTCTTCAAATGCAGGATCTTACTGAGATAAAAGACAAACCGAATTACACATTTTTAGATACAGGTTCGCCACATCATGTGCAAATGGTAAAGAATATTAAGAATTTTGATGTTTATAATGAGGGGCGAAAAATGCGCTATGGCCTTTACGGACAAAAGGGGAGCAACATCAATTTCGTTGAAGCTATAGAAGATGATTATTTTGCGGTCAGAACCTACGAAAGAGGAGTTGAAGATGAAACTTTATCATGTGGTACTGGGGTAACCGCGGTTGCTTTAGCGATGCATAATCAAGGAAAAACTAAATCTGAAAAGGTTAAAATTAAAGTTCAGGGTGGAGAATTAGCAGTTCAGTTCGAGAAAAACAACGGAGTCTACCAGAATATATATTTAATAGGGCCTGCCAAACAAGTTTTCAAAGGAGAACTCGAATGTTGA
- a CDS encoding 16S rRNA (cytidine1402-2'-O)-methyltransferase, translating to MDYSNTQTGKLYLIPTTLGDNEPLEVLPISIKQAIEQIDYYIVENEKSARHFIKKISPRKSQPSLNISILNKYTEVEELPDMLQPCFQGKNVAVLSEAGCPGIADPGADVVKIAHNENIRVVPLVGPSSIVLALMASGMNGQSFAFNGYLPIDGPERKGAIKRLEKLSRDYKQSQIFIETPYRNDKLFTELIKTLSPNTRLCVACDVTLPSEYILTKTIADWKHTKVESLHKRPAIFIIQA from the coding sequence ATGGATTATAGTAATACCCAAACCGGAAAGTTATATCTGATACCCACTACTCTCGGCGATAACGAACCCCTTGAGGTTCTACCCATTTCAATAAAGCAAGCCATAGAGCAAATAGATTATTACATTGTAGAGAATGAAAAATCTGCTCGTCATTTTATAAAAAAAATAAGCCCTAGAAAATCACAGCCCAGTCTCAACATTTCTATATTGAACAAATATACAGAGGTAGAAGAATTACCAGATATGCTACAACCTTGCTTTCAAGGCAAGAATGTAGCCGTATTGTCGGAAGCGGGCTGCCCCGGTATCGCAGACCCCGGTGCAGATGTTGTGAAGATTGCGCATAATGAGAATATTCGAGTTGTACCGCTTGTAGGTCCTTCATCTATTGTACTGGCACTCATGGCCAGTGGCATGAACGGCCAGAGTTTTGCTTTTAACGGATACCTGCCAATTGACGGGCCGGAACGCAAAGGAGCTATCAAGAGATTAGAGAAGTTATCACGCGACTATAAGCAATCTCAAATATTTATTGAAACCCCATATAGAAACGACAAGCTTTTTACCGAACTCATCAAAACATTAAGCCCTAATACCCGACTTTGTGTGGCTTGCGATGTTACTCTTCCCTCAGAATATATTCTCACCAAAACCATAGCGGACTGGAAACACACCAAAGTGGAATCGCTACATAAAAGACCTGCTATTTTTATTATTCAGGCATAG
- a CDS encoding putative YigZ family protein codes for MDEVDDRYKTIAAPSEEILYKDKKSKFYGYAYPITKESEVKDHIETLKKKHPSANHVCYAWQIGIKSPVLYRANDDGEPNNSAGMPIYGQLQSFGVTNVLVAVVRIFGGTKLGVGGLISAYRSAAQLALENSKIVTRTIKKSFQLHFTYPQMDIVMRTIKQKELRIVSQKMEMECEINILVREKDAHEMEKIFKSIQGVAIRKKD; via the coding sequence ATGGATGAAGTTGACGACAGATATAAAACTATTGCCGCTCCTTCTGAAGAGATTCTTTATAAAGACAAAAAGAGCAAATTTTACGGGTATGCCTACCCAATTACGAAAGAAAGTGAAGTAAAAGACCATATCGAAACCTTGAAAAAGAAGCATCCATCAGCAAACCACGTGTGCTACGCATGGCAAATAGGTATAAAATCGCCGGTATTATATCGAGCCAATGATGATGGAGAGCCCAATAATTCAGCAGGAATGCCGATTTATGGTCAACTGCAATCTTTCGGGGTTACTAATGTTCTAGTTGCCGTTGTTCGAATATTTGGCGGCACAAAACTTGGTGTTGGTGGTTTAATCTCTGCTTATCGGTCAGCCGCCCAATTGGCGTTAGAAAATTCTAAAATAGTCACTCGAACCATCAAAAAATCTTTTCAGTTACATTTTACTTATCCTCAGATGGATATCGTGATGCGAACCATTAAGCAAAAAGAGTTGCGAATTGTTTCTCAAAAAATGGAGATGGAATGCGAAATCAATATTTTGGTTAGGGAGAAAGATGCACATGAAATGGAAAAAATTTTCAAATCAATTCAGGGAGTTGCAATAAGAAAAAAAGATTAA
- a CDS encoding tRNA (guanine37-N(1)-) methyltransferase, producing the protein MRIDIITVLPELLESPFNASILKRAIDKGLVEVHMHNLRDYTDKSYNQVDDYQYGGGAGMVLMIEPIDKCISALKSERNYDEIIYMTPDGKTLDQRMANSLSLLKNVIVLCGHYKGVDQRVRDRFITKEVSIGDYVLSGGELGAAVLCDSIIRLIPGVLNNETSALTDTFQDNLLAPPVYTRPADYKGMKVPDVLLKGDFPKIEKWREDQAQARTEKLRPDLLE; encoded by the coding sequence ATGCGAATTGACATCATAACTGTCTTGCCTGAGTTGTTAGAAAGTCCGTTTAATGCCTCTATCTTAAAGAGGGCTATAGACAAGGGGCTTGTCGAGGTTCATATGCATAACCTTAGAGACTATACCGATAAATCTTACAACCAAGTAGATGACTACCAATATGGCGGTGGTGCAGGTATGGTACTTATGATAGAACCCATCGACAAATGTATATCGGCCTTGAAAAGTGAGCGTAATTATGATGAAATAATTTACATGACACCCGATGGCAAAACGCTTGATCAAAGAATGGCCAATAGCCTATCGCTACTGAAAAATGTAATAGTACTATGCGGACATTATAAGGGAGTCGACCAAAGGGTACGTGACCGTTTCATCACCAAAGAGGTTTCAATAGGTGATTACGTATTATCTGGTGGTGAGCTTGGTGCCGCCGTACTTTGCGACTCTATTATCAGGTTAATACCAGGGGTGTTGAACAATGAAACCAGTGCGCTTACCGACACCTTTCAAGATAATCTTTTGGCCCCGCCGGTATATACAAGACCTGCCGATTATAAGGGAATGAAAGTACCAGACGTACTATTAAAGGGGGACTTTCCTAAAATTGAAAAATGGCGTGAAGATCAGGCCCAGGCAAGAACTGAAAAACTGAGGCCTGATTTATTGGAATGA